The region AAAGTCCAAAAAACTACGCTAATGCTGAGTTAACTTCAGCAGTTAGCTCATACGACTAGTCGTATTTTCTTTTATATCTTGGGAGCATACTCTCATTGCCTAACACGCCACCTTGATGGATGTAGAGTGTTGGTACAGAAAAGACCTCAGGATGTGCAAGTAGGACTCTCCATCCAAGGGGGTCATATAGGAGGTCAAACTCCACTCCCGTTTGTTGTTGTAATTTTAGCCAAATTTTATAGTTTTCTTTATAAAGTTTAGCAAAATGGTGTTTTTTCTCCAAACTCAAGATCTCAGGATGATGATTTTCATCCTTTTCTAACGCTAAAAACTGTTTTTTGAGATAGTTCTCATCTCCTACACATGCTGTCGTATATACCCTGTTTGAAGGAAGATATTTTTGCAAAAAAAGTGCCGTTGTACCGGTACCTGAAGGTAGAAATATATTTAATGCTCTTACATCATTCTCTTCTTGCCATGCTGCAATTTCTTCAGCCAATGCCCGTAATCCAAACTCTGCTTCTTTTTGCCGTCCACCCTCTTCTATAAAAAGAACATTCTTCGGGTAGTCAGAAGAAACGCTCTCTTCTTCAATGATCTTCATGCCATTATCCAGTGCAGCCTTGTAATTTCCATGAGGGTGTTCTTTCAAATAGTCAGCAACGTGGTCTACGACATACTCAAACTCCCATCCTTTCATCTTGGCCAATACAGAGAGTGAATACATGGCATTAGACTGTGCAGAACCATAAGAGACAAGTTTATTGACATCAGGAAAATCATGCTGAAGAAAATAGTAAAATTTTCGTGCTTTGTTACCAGAGAAATCGGCATCTATCAGATCATCTCGTTTCAGATAAAAATGATGTTTTTCAAAAGTAATGGATTGTATGGGAGAGGGAAAATGTAAAGTTTTCATTGGTAGACTCCCGGGCAGAACCCCGGAATAATGAACTCTGTATTAGTTTCTATTTAAGCAGTTAAGGTCATCAAATGCTCTCTCAAGTCTCACAATAGTTGACTCTTCTGCAGCACGTAACCATTTTCTTGGATCATAATACTTTTTGTTTGGCTTATCTTCACCCTCCGGGTTACCTATCTGTCCCTGTAAATAATCATGATACTTTGCAACATAGTTACGTACACCATCCCAGAATGACCACTGGGTATCGGTATCTATGTTCATTTTTATCACACCGTAACTTATGGCTTCTCTGATGTCAGGGAGTTCAGAACCTGAACCACCGTGGAAGACAAAATTTACAGGTTTTTTGGCGGTATTGTACTTCTCTTCGATATACGTTTGAGAATTATCAAGGATCTTAGGCGTAAGTGAAACATTGCCCGGTTTATACACCCCATGTACATTACCAAAAGAAGCGGCAATCGTAAACTTGTCAGAGATCTTTGAAAGCTCTTCATAGGCATATGCGACCTCTTCAGGCTGCGTATAAAGAAGTGCGTTATCGATATGGGTATTGTCTACACCGTCTTCTTCTCCCCCTGTTACACCTAATTCTATTTCAAGTGTCATACCGATCTTTGACATACGTTCCAAATACGCTTTACATGTAGCGATATTCTCTTCAATAGGCTCTTCAGACAGGTCGATCATATGAGAAGAAAAAAGAGGAACCCCATGCGCCTCGTAATGCGCTTCACTTGCATCAAGCAGTGCATCTATCCAAGGCAGAAGTTTTCTAGCTGCATGGTCGGTATGAAGCACAACCGGTATACCATAAGCTTTAGCTACCGTATGTACATGCTGTGCACCCGAGATACACCCTAAGATAGCTGCCTCGTCTGATGGCAATCCTTTACCTGCATAGTATGCACCGCCACCGTTTGAAAACTGGACCATTACAGGAGAATTTACTTTTTTTGCAGCTTCAAGTACAGCATTCACTGAAGAGGTACTCACCACATTCACCGCAGGTAAAGCAAACCCTTCCTCTTTTGCAATTTTAAATAACTTTTGAAGGTCATCCCCTGTCACGACACCTGCTGGCACTACATCTAGAACTTTTGTAGACATTTACAATTTCCTTTTTATGAAATTATTTTACTTTTATTTTTGCATTTTTCATCAATTGACCCACAACTTTTTCTTGTGCAAGTTGCATTTT is a window of Sulfurovum sp. TSL6 DNA encoding:
- the fbaA gene encoding class II fructose-bisphosphate aldolase; translated protein: MSTKVLDVVPAGVVTGDDLQKLFKIAKEEGFALPAVNVVSTSSVNAVLEAAKKVNSPVMVQFSNGGGAYYAGKGLPSDEAAILGCISGAQHVHTVAKAYGIPVVLHTDHAARKLLPWIDALLDASEAHYEAHGVPLFSSHMIDLSEEPIEENIATCKAYLERMSKIGMTLEIELGVTGGEEDGVDNTHIDNALLYTQPEEVAYAYEELSKISDKFTIAASFGNVHGVYKPGNVSLTPKILDNSQTYIEEKYNTAKKPVNFVFHGGSGSELPDIREAISYGVIKMNIDTDTQWSFWDGVRNYVAKYHDYLQGQIGNPEGEDKPNKKYYDPRKWLRAAEESTIVRLERAFDDLNCLNRN
- a CDS encoding 1-aminocyclopropane-1-carboxylate deaminase/D-cysteine desulfhydrase, translating into MKTLHFPSPIQSITFEKHHFYLKRDDLIDADFSGNKARKFYYFLQHDFPDVNKLVSYGSAQSNAMYSLSVLAKMKGWEFEYVVDHVADYLKEHPHGNYKAALDNGMKIIEEESVSSDYPKNVLFIEEGGRQKEAEFGLRALAEEIAAWQEENDVRALNIFLPSGTGTTALFLQKYLPSNRVYTTACVGDENYLKKQFLALEKDENHHPEILSLEKKHHFAKLYKENYKIWLKLQQQTGVEFDLLYDPLGWRVLLAHPEVFSVPTLYIHQGGVLGNESMLPRYKRKYD